From Asterias amurensis chromosome 3, ASM3211899v1, a single genomic window includes:
- the LOC139934838 gene encoding E3 ubiquitin-protein ligase znrf2-like, protein MGQKVSSSPRVRTNYGSPITHPHQAVHDPSIAGPGLHSLGESSNTNPVSSIHHLAMGSGTSNGHQSNNQRASYHASTSSYAATSSVSTSQQHSRNRARSLGSAQNGDTNNSSGMNIPGLMDLTLGTESDDSSPEDNLSLPVVTRSRGRTFPFHAQSLPAHLFTTPMLLQQGIKCPVCAKSVPPDDVECHLVICLTKPRIVYNEDVLSADAGECVICLDDMQQGDTIARLPCLCIYHKSCIDMWFERNRSCPEHPAD, encoded by the exons ATGGGACAGAAAGTGAGTTCGAGTCCGAGAGTGAGGACAAATTATGGTAGTCCCATTACGCATCCCCACCAAGCAGTACATGACCCCTCTATAGCTGGTCCTGGTCTTCATAGTCTTGGTGAATCTAGTAATACAAATCCTGTTTCTTCAATACATCATCTGGCAATGGGGAGTGGTACAAGCAACGGCCACCAGTCCAATAATCAACGAGCATCATATCATGCCAGTACTTCTTCCTATGCAGCCACATCATCAGTGTCCACCTCTCAACAACACTCTAGAAACAGAGCCCGATCTCTTGGTAGTGCTCAAAATGGTGATACTAACAACAGTAGTGGTATGAACATACCTGGATTAATGGACTTGACACTTGGCACAGAATCTGATGATAGTTCTCCCGAGGACAATTTATCCCTTCCTGTTGTAACTCGCAGTCGTGGGAGGACCTTCCCTTTTCATGCTCAGTCACTACCAGCACACCTCTTCACAACACCTATGCTTCTGCaacaag GAATCAAGTGCCCAGTCTGTGCTAAATCTGTGCCCCCTGATGATGTGGAATGCCATTTGGTAATATGTTTGACAAAACCAAGGATTGTATATAACG AGGATGTCCTGTCAGCAGATGCTGGAGAGTGTGTCATATGCCTAGATGATATGCAACAAGGAGACACTATAGCAAGACTACCATGCCTGTGTATTTATCATAAAAG TTGTATAGATATGTGGTTTGAGAGGAATCGGTCATGTCCTGAGCATCCTGCAGACTAG
- the LOC139934551 gene encoding ras-related protein Rab-13-like — MQYGDTRSLKFKVILLGESGVGKTSLFQRFRSRDIPSSAKSALMLDCYQHSRQFAVGPQGRKIQLELWDTANMERARSLTEQYYRETSASLLVYDIADSYSLRNIETYWQQELQNHASSSCAISFIVGNKHDLEVAKYDSEHSTVSYAKEVIGKQSKCKEVFEVSAREDYCVERMFHGVAEHLWKCHTQQSSKQKNTSGVASGMHRKESLSIRSADGGIHVAHQDVKTSGKGWGCC; from the exons ATGCAGTACGGTGATACAAGATCCCTCAAATTTAAAGTGATTCTTTTGGGAGAATCTGGAGTAGGTAAAACGTCACTGTTTCAGAGATTTCGCTCTAGAGACATTCCATCATCTGCTAAGTCAGCACTGATGTTGGACTGCTATCAGCACAGTCGACAGTTTGCAGTTGGACCCCAAGGCCGTAAAATtcag CTGGAGCTCTGGGATACAGCCAACATGGAAAGAGCTCGTTCACTCACGGAACAATACTATAGAGAAACATCAGCTTCTCTGCTAGTATATGACATCGCAGATTCTTATTCATTAAGAAACATTGAAACATATTGGCAACAAGAGCTGCAGAATCACGCGTCCAGCTCCTGTGCAATATCATTCATTGTGGGTAACAAACATGACTTAGAGGTAGCTAAATATGATTCTGAACATTCAACTGTTTCCTATGCTAAGGAGGTCATTGgaaaacaaagtaaatgtaAAGAGGTATTTGAAGTGTCGGCCAGGGAAGATTACTGTGTGGAAAGGATGTTTCATGGGGTAGCTGAACATCTCTGGAAATGCCACACACAGCAAAGTTCTAAGCAGAAAAATACCTCGGGTGTAGCATCCGGAATGCATAGAAAGGAAAGTTTATCAATTAGATCTGCTGATGGGGGTATACATGTTGCACATCAGGATGTGAAGACATCAGGAAAAGGATGGGGATGTTGCTAA